A region from the Lycium barbarum isolate Lr01 chromosome 8, ASM1917538v2, whole genome shotgun sequence genome encodes:
- the LOC132607878 gene encoding uncharacterized protein LOC132607878, with protein MSLEKYFRKVPKTSSASQNQNQLHRDENADQIEIPSHFSLRQKFDVNDLKTDPAERTPILDYHSNIRDEIRRAYIQKRPCQPQGHVFPKTNFFGIPRRFVSGWFDEYPDWLEYSTSANAAYCLPCYFFKGENINQGGGEAAFHKLDDKGKHDYLVRLNASIDVVRLLLNQGLALRGHDESESSLNNGNFLEVLSWYADRCEEIKPYVLGNAPKNNKMTSHDIQKDIVTACKIETIKGIIKDLNGDYFALLVDESRNVSRKEQMAICLRYVDKKGFVMEAFIGLVNVKDTSALSLKKTIVDVLAHHSLTLSYVRGQCYDGANNMQGELGGLKTLIKQESRSAHSIHCFAHQLQLTLIAVSKKCIQVGELVLLVLKYDCVGSFF; from the exons ATGAGCTTGGAGAAATATTTTCGTAAAGTACCAAAAACAAGTTCGGCgtctcaaaatcaaaatcaactacATCGAGATGAAAATGCGGACCAAATAGAAATACCATCTCACTTTTCTCTGAGACAAAAATTTGATGTAAATGATCTAAAGACTGACCCGGCTGAAAGAACTCCAATTTTGGATTATCATTCAAACATTCGTGATGAGATAAGGAGGGCATACATTCAAAAACGTCCTTGCCAACCTCAGGGTCATGTGTTCCCTAAAACTAACTTTTTTGGAATACCACGTCGTTTTGTTTCTGGATGGTTTGATGAATATCCTGATTGGTTGGAATATAGTACAAGTGCAAATGCAGCTTATTGTTTGCCTTGCTATTTCTTCAAAGGCGAAAACATTAATCAAGGTGGCGGTGAA GCTGCATTTCACAAGTTGGATGATAAAGGTAAGCATGACTATTTGGTTCGCTTAAATGCTTCAATTGATGTGGTAAGACTTCTCCTAAATCAAGGTTTGGCACTCCGCGGTCATGATGAGAGTGAATCGTCATTGAACAATGGTAATTTTCTTGAAGTTCTTTCATGGTACGCCGATAGATGTGAGGAGATTAAACCTTATGTGTTGGGAAATGCtccaaaaaataataaaatgactTCTCATGATATCCAAAAAGATATTGTGACTGCGTGTAAGATTGAAACAATTAAGGGTATAATAAAGGATCTAAATGGTGACTACTTTGCTTTATTGGTTGATGAATCTAGAAATGTGTCACGCAAAGAGCAAATGGCTATTTGCTTGCGATATGTTGATAAAAAGGGATTTGTGATGGAGGCATTTATTGGACTTGTTAATGTTAAAGATACTAGTGCTTTATCTCTGAAGAAAACAATTGTGGATGTGCTTGCTCACCATTCTTTAACTTTATCTTATGTACGTGGGCAATGTTATGATGGGGCAAACAATATGCAAGGTGAGCTAGGTGGTCTTAAAACATTGATTAAACAAGAAAGTAGATCAGCTCATTCTATTCATTGTTTTGCTCATCAACTCCAATTGACTCTTATCGCGGTTTCTAAAAAGTGTATTCAGGTGGGAGAACTTGTACTATTGGTTTTGAAATATGACTGTGTTGGGAGCTTCTTTTAA
- the LOC132606200 gene encoding endoglucanase 3-like, with protein sequence MAFRVEVTFSLILLLSFSSFFFSLGTAQGGFNYRDALEKSIMFFEGQRSGKLPPNQRISWRGHSGLSDGSLANVDLTGGYYDAGDNVKFNFPMAYTTTMLSWNTVEYGKRMGTELQNARAAIRWATDYFLKCANAAPNRLFVGVGDPNADHKCWERPEDMDTVRSVYYVSPSNPGSDVAGEMAAALAAASLVFRSVDRAYSKKLLGNAVKVFRFAVQYRGSYSDSLGSAACPFYCSYSGYKDELYWGAAWLLRATNDISYLNFINNLGANDVPDLFSWDNKYAGAHVLMARRSVVGNDNRFDSFRQHAEDFVCKILPNSPYTSTQYTKGGLIYKLPEENLQYVTSITSLLTTYAKYMASRKRTFNCGSLLVTEKTIRILAKRQVDYILGNNPMKMSYMVGYGSNYPRRVHHRGSSLPSLARHPQSFGCDGGFQPFYYTANANPNILVGAIVGGPNPNDFFPDERTDYSHSEAATYITAAFVGPLAYFDSSKR encoded by the exons ATGGCGTTTAGAGTGGAAGTTACTTTTAGCCTCATTCTCTTGTTGTCTTTCTCATCATTCTTCTTCTCTTTGGGTACTGCCCAAGGGGGTTTCAACTATAGAGATGCTCTTGAAAAGTCCATTATGTTCTTTGAAGGACAAAGATCAGGGAAACTACCCCCTAACCAGCGAATCTCTTGGAGGGGTCATTCGGGACTTTCAGATGGTTCACTTGCTAAT GTGGACCTAACTGGAGGCTATTATGATGCTGGAGATAATGTCAAGTTCAATTTCCCAATGGCATATACTACCACAATGCTCTCTTGGAACACAGTTGAGTATGGCAAGAGAATGGGCACCGAATTACAAAATGCACGGGCTGCAATCCGTTGGGCAACCGATTACTTCCTCAAATGTGCAAATGCTGCGCCCAACAGGCTCTTCGTTGGCGTAGGTGACCCAAATGCTGATCACAAGTGTTGGGAAAGGCCCGAAGATATGGACACTGTCCGGAGCGTCTATTATGTCTCTCCGAGCAATCCTGGCTCCGATGTGGCCGGAGAAATGGCTGCTGCTTTAGCCGCTGCCTCCTTGGTTTTCCGGTCGGTTGATCGGGCGTACTCGAAAAAGCTACTGGGAAATGCAGTGAAAGTGTTCAGGTTTGCAGTTCAATATCGGGGCTCCTATAGTGATTCACTAGGCTCTGCAGCTTGCCCATTCTATTGCTCATACTCTGGTTACAAG GATGAGCTATATTGGGGAGCAGCATGGCTATTGAGAGCAACAAATGACATTTCTTACTTAAACTTCATAAACAACTTGGGAGCCAATGATGTACCAGATTTATTCAGCTGGGACAACAAGTATGCTGGTGCTCATGTTCTTATGGCAAGG AGAAGCGTGGTTGGAAATGACAATAGATTTGATTCATTCAGACAACATGCCGAAGACTTTGTATGTAAAATACTACCAAACTCACCTTATACAAGCACCCAATATACAAAAG GGGGCCTAATTTACAAGCTACCTGAAGAAAACCTTCAATATGTGACATCCATTACATCTTTGCTCACCACTTATGCCAAATACATGGCAAGTAGAAAGCGTACTTTCAACTGTGGAAGCCTCTTGGTAACAGAAAAGACTATTAGAATCCTTGCAAAAAGACAG GTGGACTATATTTTGGGTAACAATCCAATGAAAATGTCATACATGGTAGGCTATGGTTCAAACTATCCTCGAAGAGTTCACCACAGAGGATCATCTTTACCTTCTTTGGCAAGGCATCCACAATCATTTGGTTGTGATGGTGGATTTCAACCATTCTACTATACAGCAAATGCCAACCCTAACATATTAGTTGGAGCCATTGTTGGAGGTCCTAATCCAAATGATTTCTTCCCAGATGAACGTACAGATTATAGTCATTCAGAGGCTGCTACTTATATTACTGCTGCCTTTGTTGGGCCTCTAGCATACTTTGATAGTTCCAAacgttag